From Pseudomonas sp. G2-4:
GTGGAAGACCGGCCGGAAACCAGTCCGCCATTGATGGAGGTGGCGCACTGGCCGGCACCCGCCGACATTGGCCGGCAGTACGCCAAGGTGTCCGGCGACTACAACCCGATTCACCTGAGCGGCATCAGCGCCCGTTTGTTCGGCTTCCCCACCGCCATCGCCCACGGCCTGTGGAACAAGGCCAGAACCCTGGCGGCATTGGACGAGCACCTGCCCGATGCCAACCTCGAGATCGAGGTGACCTTCAAGAAGCCAGTGCGCTTGCCCAGTGAGGTGACCCTGCTGGCCAGCGCGGCGGGGTCCAGTGGGGATTTGCGATTGATGGGGGCTGGGGAACTGGAGCATATGGTGGGGAGCTGGGGGCCGGTGGCCTGAGCGATGACAGGGTTTATCCCAGAGGGAGCGAGCCTGCTCGCGAAAGCGGTGGGTCAGCTTGCATTGATGTCGGATGTATTGCCGTCATCGCGAGCAGGCTCGCTCCCACATTTGTTCTCGGGCGTTCACAGATTCTGTGTCCACCGCCAATCCTCTGTGGGAGCGAGCTTGCTCGCGAAAGCGGTGGGTCAGCTTGCATTGATGTCGGATGTACCGCCGTCATCGCGAGCAGGCTCGCTCCCACATTTTGTTCTCGGGTGTTCACAGATTCAGTGTCCACCGCCAATCCCCTGTGGGAGCGAGCTTGCTCGCGAAAGCGGTGGGTCAGCTTGCATTGATGTCGGATGTATTGCCGTCATCGCGAGCAAGCTCGCTCCCACATTTGTTCTCGGGTGTTCACAGATTCAGTGTCCACCGCCAATCCCCCTGTGGGAGCGAGCCTGCTCGCGAAAGCGGTGGGTCAGCTTGCATTGATGTCGGATGTATTGCCGTCATCGCGAGCAAGCTCGCTCCCACATTGGTTCTCGGGTGTTCACAGATTCAGTGTCCACCGCCAATCCCCCTGTGGGAGCGAGCCTGCTCGCGAAAGCGGTGGGTCAGCTTGCATTGATGTCGGATGTACCGCCGTCATCGCGGGCAAGCTCGCTCCCACATTGGTTCTCGGGCGTTCACAGATTCTGTGTCCACCGCCAATCCCCTGTGGGAGCGAGCCTGCTCGCGAAAGCAGTGGGTCAGCTTGCATTGATGTCGGATGTACCGCCGTCATCGCGAGCAAGCTCCCACATTGGTTCTCGGGCGTTCACAGATTCTGTGTCCACCGCCAATCCTCTGTGGGAGCGAGCTTGCTCGCGAAAGCGGTGGGTCAGCTTGCATTGATGTCGGATGTATTGCCGTCATCGCGAGCAGGCTCGCTCCCACATTTGTTCTCGGGCGTTCACAGATTCAGTGTCCACCGCCAATCCCCTGTGGGAGCGAGCCTGCTCGCGAAAGCGGTGGGTCAGCTTGCATTGATGTCGGATGTATTGCCGTCATCGCGAGCAGGCTCGCTCCCACATTGGTTCTCGGGTGTTCACAGATTCTGTGTCCACCGTCAATCCGCCGCGGGCTTGGCTAGCGCGGCGGGTAGTTGGACAAGATCCGCCCCACCGTCTCACGCAGCGCAAGGCTGCGGTCAGTTGGATTCGGCGAATTGCTGAGCATTCGCTCATCACTGCCACGCCACACCAGCTTCCCGTCCTTGCCATCGAGCAGGTCGATCTGCACCGTGGCGACTTTGTAGCTGATGTTACGGGTTTCGTTGTACATCGGACCGCCCCAATAACCGTTCCAAGGGCCGCCCCAACCGCCACCGTAATTAGTCGTGACCTGTTGTTGACGATCCTCGACGATCAAATAGGCCTGGACCTGCACGTCGCCGCGCCCGCCAGCCGACGCCTGGCGCAAGCCGCGTTGGTCGAGTTGATCGGCAACGGCCTGGCGAATCCGCTGTTCCGTCAGGTCGCTCTTGATTCGGGGGTCATCGGGGCGATATTGCAGCGCAGGTTCTTTCCAGCTCCAGCTGCGATACGCCGCGAAATCACGGTTGGGGTCGAAGTCGTGGTTGACCTGATTGGAGGCGCAGGCGCTGAGCAGCAGGGCAAAGGCCAGTAGAGCAAGACGGCGAAACATGGTTTTTCTCCGTTGCGTAATCAACTTGGCGGATAAGCCGACATGGCTTTTTCCACCGCTTCGCGAATGGCGTCGGTGCGCTCGCTCTGGCTGCCACGCTGGCCGGTCTCGGCACTGGCGCTCCACACCGGCTGACCATTGCGCGCATCGAATAGATTTACCCGCACCACCACGACCTGCTCCTGATACGTGCGCACCATCGGCACCGTGTGATACGCCCCATAGCCAGGCCCGTAACGGTCATAACGGTTATAACCGCCGTAGTAACCCGTATCGTAGTCATCGCGAACCTGACGCACGCGGGTCTCCAGGCGTAAATCGGCGCTGACGAACAGGTCGGCCGGCCGGTTGTCATGCAGCGGGCGCAGGCCTCGCTGGTCCAGGGCATTGCTCACCGCCTCGGCCACCTGGGCCGAGTCCGCCCAGGCAGTGCCCGGTGGCAGTTGCCCATTGAGCCAGGCCCAACTGCGATAGCGCCCGTAGTCACGGGACGGTGCGGGGTAAGCGCTGCGATCGAACACCGTGGCAGCTTCGGGCGGTGCCGGCGGCAGCGGATTGGAAGTGGCGACATACGGGTTGCTGCCCTGGCAAGCCGCCAGTCCCAGGCACAGCATCAACACCCCTGAACGACCTTTCATTTCGCTCTCCGCTCACACTGGACGGCAGATCCAGTGCAGATAACGTCCCAACCCGGCAAACGCCGGATGACGACGGTGGGCCAGTTCCATTTCCAGCAACTGTGCAAGCTCCACGCGAGCCTGGAACTCCACCGGCATGTAGTCATGGAAAACCCGCACGCCACTCTGGCTTTCGACCTGCCACAAGCCGTCAAGTTGCGCCGCCAATTCCCGCGGATCAAGGGGCTGTTGCGGCGTCAGGCTCTGTTTTTCACCGGCCATGTCATTTTTGCGCAACTTACGGAAATGCCCCTTGAGCAGGTTGCGGTAAACCAGCGCGTCGCGGTTGTAGAACGCCAGGGACAACCAGCCACCGGGGACCGTGAGTTGATGCAGCACCGGCAGGATCGCGTGGGGCTCGGCCAGCCACTCCAGCACCGCATGACACAGCACCAGGTCGTAAGGCTCCGTGAGCTGGCCGAGCAGGTCCTGCCACGGCGCCTGGATGAACGTGGCGCGCTGGCCCGCATCGGCAAAACGTTGGCGTGCGCCTTCGAGCATGGGCTCGGCTGGCTCGGCCAAGGTCACCTGGTGACCGCGTTCGGCCAGCCACAACGACATGTGACCCAGGCCGGCGCCGATGTCCAGCACCCGTAATGGCCGCTGCGGCAAGGTTTCCAGCAGATCGGCCTGAAGCACCGCCAGGCGGATCGCGCCCTTGGCCCCACCGTAGATTTTCTCGGCAAACCGGGTGGCGAGCTGATCGAAATGACGGTCACTCATTGGCCGAACCGCCGCTCGCTGTCCGCCAGTTTGCTGCGCACCACGGCGTCCATGTCCAGCCCCAGCTCGCTGCACATCAGCAGCAGGTACAACACGATGTCACCGACCTCCTGCCCGGCGTGAGCGAGTTTGTCCGCTGGCAGCTGGCGCGACTGGTCCTCGGTCAGCCACTGGAAAATCTCCACCAGTTCAGCCATCTCCACGCTGGCGGCCATGGCGAGGTTTTTTGGGCTGTGAAATTGCCGCCAGTCGTTACGGTCACGAATGGCATGCAGGCGTTCGGTCAGTTCAACAAGGTTCATCGGGCTCTCCTGAATGCCCATAGCTTCCGGGGGATGACGGGGGAAGGCAAGAGTCTCGGTACGAAGCGGCGGTTTGCTCCATAATCGAACGATCTCAGTCGCCACAGCTCCTACAATCAGGAGCCACCGGCTCAACGTAGATTCCCTCCCATCAGGATGCACATATGCAGGTAGAAAGCTTTTTCGAATGGCTCGGCCAGGCGCTTGGTTCGGTAATCCGTTTCATCGTCGACCTGCTCAGCGGCCTGTTCAACACCCTGGCCAATGCCGGCGGCAACTTCGTCGATGGCCTGTCGCGCACCCTGGGCATGGACGCCTCGATCATCAGCATTCTCGCGCTGATCCTCGGGCTGATGTTGCTGTACTCGGCAATCCGCGCCTTCATGCGGGCGTCGATCGTCATGGGCATTATCTGGTTGGTGCTGGGGTTGTGGGTGTTGAGTTGGATTATTCACTAGCCCCGAAGAAACCGCGCCGAACACACACCCGTGGCGAGGGAGCTTGCTCCCGCTGGGTGGCGAAGCCGCCCCAAATGAGCTGACGCGGTCTTTCAGGCACACCGCGCCAGCCGGTTTTACGACTGCTTCGCAGCCGAGCGGGAGCAAGCTCCCTCGCCACAACAGCACCGCGTTTATCCCATTCGCTTCGGCGTAGGACCAAGCTACGTCGCCTTGCGCCGTTGCCTACAACTACGCCAGAATCCGCCGGCTTGTGCGCCTTGGGGTCGGGCTTTATCGTTTCTCGGTCGCTGACAAATCAGCGATCGGGTTTAGCGATCCGACTCAACACAGACGCAACAATCCCCAGTCTCGATTGCCGATCTTATACGTCTGCAATTTGCGTAATGGTGGCTGTGCGCGGGAGACCTTCTGGTCTACCCGGGGTTTCTGTGACCCGGATCGCTAACCCGCGTACAGCCGCCACCTTTACTTGTTTAGCGATAGGTCGTGGTGGCTCAACCAATCACGGAGATTCACCATGTTCAAAGTAACCCCCAACCCACCGTCCAACGATCAGCCATCCCCCGGCAAACCCCTCGATTCAAAAGCCTTCGACAAAGCCACCGAACGCGCTCTCGATTACTACCTCAAGCCCAAACCGTCCAAATCCGAGGCGGATCCCAGCCAGATCTTCGCCGTCGTCAACGGTGTCGACACCGAATGCCTACTCGCCAACCTCAGCGAAACCCTGGCTTCGGCCAATGCCATGGTCAGCGACCTGGCGTTCGAGCTGGACGGTGCCAGGCGGCACGTGGCCCTGGGTATCCAGCAATTGATCGAACTGAGCGGCCTACTGGCGAACCGAGCGCTGGATAACGTCGACCCGCGCTAGCCGCCACAACACAAAACCCTGTGGCGAGGGAGCTTGCTCCCGCTGGGTGGCGAAGCCGCCCCAAATGAGCTGACGCGGTCTTTCAGGCACACCGCGCCAGCCGGCTTTACGACTGCTTCGCAGCCGAGCGGGAGCAAGCTCCCTCGCCACAATGACTCCGAAGTCACTTTGGAGAATTGTGTGTTCCCTTCCGCGCCGGGCACGATCAATTCAGGAACCCGCTACAATCGCGCTCCATCAAGGAGCCCGCATGTCCCACCTGATCACCGACTGGCGCGACCGTCTCACCCATCGCAGGGTCTGGGCGTTGGCTGCGCCGATGATTCTGTCGAACATTTCCGTGCCGCTGGTGGCGTTGGTGGACAGCACCGTCATCGGCCATTTGCCCCATGCCCATCAGTTGGGCGCGGTGGCGGTCGGGGCGAGTTTGTATACGGTGTTGGCGTGGGCCATGGGTTTTTTGCGCATGGGCTCCACCGGGTTCGCTGCCCAGGCCGCAGGGCGTGGGGATGGAGCGGCGCTGCGGCAGGTGTTGGTGCAAGGCCTGCTGCTGGCGATGGGCTTGGCGGTGGTGCTGGGTGCCGTCGGTGTGCCGTTGAGTGGCGTGGCTTTGCACTTCATGCAGCCGTCCGCCGAGCTCAACCAGTTGACCCAGGATTTCTTTCACACCCGGCTCTTCGGCCTGCCGGCGGCACTGGCCAGTTACGCGCTGGTGGGCTGGTTCCTCGGTGCCCAGAATGCCCGGGCGCCGTTGGCGATCCTGCTGGTGACCAACCTGGTCAACATCGCCCTCAACCTGTGGTTCGTGATCGGCCTGGATTGGGGCGTGACCGGTTCGGCCCGGGCGTCGGTGATCGCCGAGTGGACGGGTGCGCTGGTCGGTCTGGCCTTGGCTCGCCACACGCTGCGCGCCTGGCCGGGGCAGATTGCCTGGGCCGCCCTGGGCGTGTGGCAGAGTTGGCGTCCGCTGCTGGCGGTGAACCGCGACATCTTCATCCGCAGCCTGGTGCTGCAAGCAGTGTTTTTCCTGATCACGGTGCAAGGCGCGCGTCTGGGGGATGCGACCGTGGCCGCCAATGCCCTGCTGCTCAATGGCCTGCTGCTGACCGCCCACGCCCTGGATGGCTTGGCCCATGCCGTCGAAGCGCTGTGTGGTCACGCCATCGGCGCCCGCAACCGCCTGGCCCTGCGTCGCTCGCTGGTGGTGGCCGGTGGTTGGTCACTGATCGCAAGCGTCGGCTTTGCCCTGCTGTTTCTGCTCGCCGGGCACCTGTTCATCGCGATGCAAACCAACATTCCCGAGGTGCGCGACACCGCTGATCGCTACCTGCCTTACCTGGCGACCCTGCCGCTGATTGCGGTCTGGAGCTATCTGCTCGATGGCCTGTTCATCGGCGCCACCCGCGCCCGAGAAATGCGCAACGGCATGCTGCTGACCCTGTTGTTGACGTTGCCGATCGCCTGGGCGCTCCAAGGGTTGGGTAACCACGGGTTGTGGATCACTTTCCTGCTGTTCATGGCCTTGCGCAGCCTGACCCTGGGCGCTATCGCCTGGCATTTGCAGCGGCGCGACGGCTGGCTCGCCGCCCGCGTCCAATAGCCTTTCAATCCGGGTTTTCTTGCCACAGCTTGCGCAGATGATCGAGCCGCTCACGCTGCGAACCGCCCATCAGCCTCGGCACTGGCTGGGCGTTGGGGTGCTGCAGGCGTAACCACAACCAGTCGTCGAGCACCGCTCGCTCGGTAAACCCCAGCGCCAGCCCCTGCTGCAAATCTCCCCAGAGCAAGCGGTAATCCCGCCCGGTGGAACGAGACCATTGCCAGGCATGCTGCTCAAGCAAACAGCGCTGCAACTGGCGCTGTTGCCGGTCGCTGAGACTGTGCTCTTTCTCCAGCGCCGCCACCGACAGTCCCGGGTTGGACAGTTGTTGCCAACCCTGGCTGCCGATCGCCCGGTCGGCCCAAGTGCCACCGAACCAGCGCAACAGGCTGATTGGGCCCAGCCAGCAACTGAGTTCCTGAGGGTCGCAGCCGTCGAAGAAATAGCTGGCGGTGTGCGGGTTGTAGTAGCTCAACAAGGCTTTGTGATGCAGGCCCAGCGTCACCGTGAGCATGCGACGCAGATGCTCCAGCAGTTGCGCGGCTGGCGCCGGGCTTACCACTAGCAACCCCGGCCAGGAACGCGCATCCAGGTGACAGAGGCTGGCCAGCGCTGGCGATTGCCGCAGGTCCATCAGCAGCGGACTGTGCTCCCGAAGCCCGTGCAACTCGGTACCCTCGAACAAGACAAAACGCCGGACCTCGGTGAATTGCTCTTGCACAAGCCGCGTCGCCTCGGGTGCGCCCGGTACGTCGAGCAGCAGCCAATGCGACGATGGCCCAGACCGGGCGGCAGCGCTCATGGAGCAACGTCCGAGCCGAGCCGCGTGAGCAGGCGGCAGGTGCACACCGGCTGAGCACAGGGACTGAAGCTCCCACCGCCGGGTAGCAGGCACAACAACACCAGCGGCTCGGCATTCAGGATCGCAGACACTAGGACCGGGTCGGGTGCGGATGGACAGCGTTCGTCCTGGGCGGTCACGCTTGCGCAGGACTCATCCAGCAAATCCGAGGATGCAGGCCCGTCGAGGAACGCGCTGATCAACGGCCGATCCGGGTCACCCTCGATAAAACTCACCAACACCTCGGTACCGTCACGCAAGCCACCCGCCCCAACAACGGCCAGCTCCGGCGCCAATGGCAACCAACAATGACTGGGGCTGGCCCCTTCCCCCTGATAAACCCAGTCGAACTGCACCGCCACGCGCCCCGCTCTCTGCACCGCCGGTTCATCCACCGCCACCACCCAACCGCGCTGCCGGCTCACCATGCGCGGCTTGGCGGGAACCCGGGACGCCATGAACGGAACGCCCCAGGGGATGGCCTTGAAATGATTGTCATACCCGCCCGCTTGTCCGCGATGTTCGACCTTCGTCAACAACCAGCGCTGATTCCAGCCTTCAAAAGGATGGGCCGTCAGTGATAACACCCGACCAGAATGCAAGTGCATCAGATGGCTGCGGCCCTGGGCAATCTGCTCCCCCAACACATCGGTCTGCACGCTGAAGGTCCGCACCGCAGTGGCCTGCCTGTCGCCCTCATAAATTGCCTCGCCAGCAGGGGGGAAACTGCCCGCATTGTCCGCGAACACCAGGCAATGCCCGTCCCGGGCGTGTTCGAAATGGAAATGAATGCCCGCCTCGGCGCACACGCGCTGAAGAAACTGCAGGTCCGACTCCCGGTACTGGGTACAGAAATCCCGTAGCGGATAATCACCGTTCAAGTCCAGGCAAAGGCTGCGCCCGCTGATGCCATGGGCCTTGAGCACCTGGCGAATAATCTGTGGCACCGAGCGGGCACTGAACACCCGTTGACTGAAGCGCTGCGCCAGGCAAGCCAGCCTCGGCCCGATGCGCACGCGACAGCCGACACCATGACGGTGCTGGACCAGCTCATGAAGCTGCCCATGAACACCCCGGCCCGAGGCCCCGAAACTCAACCAGACGCTGCGGTACAGCAGGCCCGCCAAGTCCAGTGTCGCGTCGCTGTTCAACAGTTCCACCTCATAGATGAAGGGCTCGCTGATGGCTTCGCTACCCGTGAAGGCCACGACGACAAAGGGTTCGGGCAGACCGGCTATCTCCAGACGAAAGGCTTGCTCGCTGGCTGGATCGGACATCGGCGTTTCTCTACAGGAGGGGCGGCCGGGGATTCTCGCTGAGAGCCATGGCCGAGTAGAGAGCCCAAGTACAAGTTAGGAAAGGGACTACACGAAATAAGGACGTCGCCGGTTAAATGCACCAAGGTACGGAAATAACGGAGGCATAAACAAAAACACCCTCCAGGACTGTCCGAAAAAACCCACGGCATGCGGTGTAGTTTCTGACAGCCCTGAAGGGCGGTGTTAATCAGCCGAAGGGGTGAAGCAGACGCGGTCCCGTGGCGAGGGAGCTTGCTCCCGCTTGAGTGCGAAGCGCTCACAAAGAGGGGCTGCTACGCAGCCCAGCGGGAGCAAGCTCCCTCGCCACAGGGTATGTGCCCGACTCTGAGCGGGCATTACCTCATCAAGAAGACAGATAGGACGAACGGGTCAACCCCAGGCGCAACGCATCCAGGAACTGGGTACGCTCGGCGGCGCTGATGCGGGCGCTGGCGCACTTGTCGCGGTAGTGAGTCATCAACTCCTCCGGCGACAGGTGCACGTAGCGCAGCATGTCTTCGATGGTGTCGTGGGTCTCGATACCGGCGTGGTACACGCTGCCGTCGGCGTTCTGGTAGATGTTCACCGAATCGGTGTCACCGAACAGGTTGTGCATGTCGCCGAGGATTTCCTGGTAGGCCCCCACCAGGAAGATGCCCAACAGATAGTCTTCACCGGGATTGAGGGAATGGACCGGCAGGCTGGTCTCGATGCTCTGCTCGTCGACGTACTGCTTGATCTTGCCGTCGGAGTCACAGGTCAGGTCTTGCAGCACGGCACGGCGCAGCGGCTCTTCGTCCAGGCGATGCAACGGCAGGATCGGCAGCACCTGGCCGATGGCCCAGGTATCCGGCAGGCTCTGGAACACCGAGAAGTTGCAGATGTACTTGTCGGCGAGCTTGTCGTTGAGTTCATCGAGCACCTGGCGATGGGAACGCTGGCGGGCCTTCAACGAATTGTGCAGGCGCCGGCACACGGCGAAGTAGCACTGCTCGGCCAGGGCTTTTTCCGCCAGGGTCAGCTTGCCATCGGCGTACTGGGTGGCCACGTCGCTCATGTAGTGAGTGGCGCGCCAGTAGGTCTCGGTGACCATTTCGATATCGGTCGGGCCCAGCAGGTCAACCAGCCATTGCACGGTTTCCGGCAGTTCCTGCTTGTTGTCGATCACCGGCACGTCGTCGTGGTGTTTCTCGACGTCGGTCACCTGCACGACCAACATGGCGTGGTGGGCGGTCAGCGAGCGGCCGCTTTCAGAGAAGATGTGCGGATGCGGTAGGCTCTGGGCATCGCAGAACTCCTTGAGCATACCGACCACGACACCGGCGTAATCGTCCATGTCGTAGTTGATCGAGCTGGCATTGCGCGAATGCGTGCCGTCGTAGTCCACGCCCAGGCCACCGCCGACGTCAATGTGATCCACCGGCAGACCGAGGTTACGCAGTTCGCCGTAGTAACGGATCGCTTCCTTGAAGCCGTGCTGGTAGTCCGCCAGGTTGGCGATCTGCGAGCCCATGTGGAAGTGCAGCAGGCGGATGCCTTGGTCCAGGCCGGCGGCGCGGAAGCGCTCGACCACCGACAGCAGCTGCGCGGCAGACAAACCGAACTTGGACTTCTCGCCACCGGTGTCGGCCCACTTGCTCGACGCCAGGGACGACAGGCGCACCCGCAGGCCGACCTGTGGCTTGACCTTCAGAGCGGCGGCTTCTTCGATCACCAGGCCCACTTCGGACTCTTTCTCGATCACGATGAACACGTTGTGACCCAGCTTCTGGCCCATCAGCGCCAGGCGGATGAACTCGCGGTCCTTGTAGCCGTTGCAGACGATGGTGCCGCCCTTCGGCGCCAGGGCCAGCACGGCCAACAGCTCGGGCTTGGAACCGGCTTCCAGGCCGATGGAGACGTTCTGGGTGGCGATAATGTTTTCGATCACCGCTTCCTGCTGGTTAACCTTGATCGGATAGAGCGCGGTGTACTGGCTCTGGTATTCCAGACGCGCGATGTTGCTGTCGAACGCACCGGTGAGCTGGCGCACACGGTCTTGCAGGATGTCGGGAAAGCGCACCAGCAAGGGCAACGACAGGCCACTCTGACGCAACTGGTCGACTTGTTCGAACAGGTCGATGGGCGAACTGTCGGGTCCGTTCGGACGAACTTCGACGCGACCGGCGTCATTGATCGCGAAATACCCGGCCCCCCAATGGCGAATCCCGTAAACACTGCGGCTGTCCGCAACTGTCCATTGGCTGCCATCGTCTTTGCGTGTGCGTCGTACGGACATCGAAGTCCCCTATAAAGAAGTCAAAAAGCGCCATCCGGTCGGAGGCTGGCGCAGTCTAAAGAGTGAAAATGACGAATTGTCTGTCAGCAGGGTAGACCCTGCTCGCAGCGCTGAGTTTAGAAACCCGTTCAGAACAGGCTCTGTGAAAACCATGTGGGCGACCTCGAACGCGGGGTTCGGATCAAGCCGAGGGTGGTTTTCACAGAGGCTGCTAGCCGCCGGATTTTTTGGCCTTGAAGCCGTGTTTGGTCAGTTCCGCCAGCAACAGCTCGACGTGATCGCCCTGGATCTCGATGATGCCGTCTTTCAACGCACCACCGGTGCCACAGCGTTTTTTCAACGTGGTAGCCAGTTCCTTGAGCGCATCTTCGGCCAACGGCACGCCGGTGATCGTGGTCACCGTCTTGCCGCCGCGGCCTTTGCTTTCACGGCGCACACGAGCGATTCCGTCCCCTTCGGGGATGGCAGTCTGTTTGCAGATGCAGGCATCCACCGGTTGACGGCAATCAGGGCAATGACGACCGGCGTCGGTAGAAAATACCAGGCCGCCCAGGGCGGCGAAGGATGCGGCTTTTTTGGCCACCGGCAATCCTCTTGGGAGGACAAAGACTGATCGAGGGGAGAAAGTACCTCGACCGCGAAGCCCCACTCAGGCAGGGGCAGCGCTACTGGACCGCAGACGCCGGTTCAGCTTGAAAAGTCGCGCAGTGTAACGGCAAAAAGCCGACTTGCTAAGGGCCTATCGGCGCCAATTTATAGCTTCTTTGCGACGCCATCGCCATGGCTGCGCAAATAGCGCTCAAGCGCCGCCAGAGAGTCCGGGCAGTAAGGCTTGCGCTGGATTTCATCGAGCACCTGTTCGATGGGCAAAAAGCGCGCCTCGAGGACCTCCTCGGGTTGCAGGACCAGCGGCCCGTCCCACACCGCCGAGAAGGCCGAGCACCACAGGCGACTGCCGGGGTCTTCGAAATAAAAATGGTCGTGGGCCGTCAGTTCGACACCGCTCACACCCAACTCTTCGGCCAACTCACGGGCGGCGGATTCGGCGTAGGTCTCATCCGCCTGCACCATGCCGCCCGCCGCCACGTCCCAGAACCCCGGGTAGATCGCCTTGCTCAGGGTACGCCGATGCACACACAGTTCACCGGCCGAGTTGAACAGCATGATGTAGGTGCCGCGTCCGATCAGGCCACGCTCACGCAGATCGGAACGTACCAGGCTGCCGAGCAGATTGTCGTGCTCATCGACCCAAGCGATCAGCTCGGCATCCGAGGCCACTCGGTGAGCGACCTCCCGGGGACTTTCGCTCATGAATCAACCTTGGTTCAGCAATTGCCGCAAATCGATCACCGCCGCGTTAGCGCGGGAGATGTAGTTGGCCATTACCAGCGAGTGGTTAGCCAATACACCGAAGCCGCTGCCATTGAGAATCATCGGGCTCCAGACGGGCTCCTGGGAGGCCTCCAGCTCACGAATGATCTGACGCACGCTGACCGTGGCGTTCTTTTTCGCCAGCACATCGGCGAAGTCCACTTCGATGGCGCGCAGCAGGTGCGACAAAGCCCAGGCTTGGCCCCGTGCCTCATAGAAGACGTTATCGATTTGCATCCATGGTGTCTCGACCACCTCTTCATCCACCTGTGGCACCTGGCCTGGCGCCGGGACTTCGGTTTTCAGCGAGGTGTTGAGCTTGACCCGGCCGACACTGGCCGACAGGCGCTGGGACAGCGAACCCAGGCGAGTGCCGACATCGCCCAGCCAGTTGTTCAGGTTATCGGCGCGGGCGTAGAACAGCGCGCTTTTCTGGGCCGGGTCGGACAGGCGCGCCTGATAGCGGCTCAGGGAATTGATGCCTTCCTGGTATTCCGACTCACTGGAAGGCAATACCCAGCTGCGGTTGTCGAAGTTGAAGCGCGGCTCGGCCTTGGCCAGGTCGGCATCTTCGGCGGACTGGGACTGGGAGCGGGCGAAGTCCTTGCGCAAGGCGCGGCTCAGGTCGCGGACCTGCACCAGCACGCCATATTCCCAGCTTGGCATGTTGTCCATCCACAGGCCTGGCGGGAAGCGATCATTGGAAATGTAACCGCCGGGCTTGGTCAACAATGTCCCGGCCACAGTCTTGAGGGTCTCGACGGTGGTATAGCCCACCACCATTTGCCGGCCGTCCTTCTCGGCTGCCGCCTGGGCATTCTGCTGCACGGGGAACAGCGCGGGTTCCTGGCTCCAGTACCAGCCGACGGCAATGGTCACCAGCAGGTACAGGCCGACCAGCGTGGCCAGTGCCCGGCTGAAAAACAGCCCACCCAGGTAGCTGCGGGAGGCCGATTTCGGTTCGGCGGCACGTTCAGGCGCGCTGCCCGCGCGGTTTTTCCAGTCCAGCATGGCGATGTCCCTTCA
This genomic window contains:
- a CDS encoding DUF2333 family protein, producing the protein MLDWKNRAGSAPERAAEPKSASRSYLGGLFFSRALATLVGLYLLVTIAVGWYWSQEPALFPVQQNAQAAAEKDGRQMVVGYTTVETLKTVAGTLLTKPGGYISNDRFPPGLWMDNMPSWEYGVLVQVRDLSRALRKDFARSQSQSAEDADLAKAEPRFNFDNRSWVLPSSESEYQEGINSLSRYQARLSDPAQKSALFYARADNLNNWLGDVGTRLGSLSQRLSASVGRVKLNTSLKTEVPAPGQVPQVDEEVVETPWMQIDNVFYEARGQAWALSHLLRAIEVDFADVLAKKNATVSVRQIIRELEASQEPVWSPMILNGSGFGVLANHSLVMANYISRANAAVIDLRQLLNQG
- a CDS encoding NUDIX hydrolase, producing MSESPREVAHRVASDAELIAWVDEHDNLLGSLVRSDLRERGLIGRGTYIMLFNSAGELCVHRRTLSKAIYPGFWDVAAGGMVQADETYAESAARELAEELGVSGVELTAHDHFYFEDPGSRLWCSAFSAVWDGPLVLQPEEVLEARFLPIEQVLDEIQRKPYCPDSLAALERYLRSHGDGVAKKL
- the speA gene encoding arginine decarboxylase; the encoded protein is MSVRRTRKDDGSQWTVADSRSVYGIRHWGAGYFAINDAGRVEVRPNGPDSSPIDLFEQVDQLRQSGLSLPLLVRFPDILQDRVRQLTGAFDSNIARLEYQSQYTALYPIKVNQQEAVIENIIATQNVSIGLEAGSKPELLAVLALAPKGGTIVCNGYKDREFIRLALMGQKLGHNVFIVIEKESEVGLVIEEAAALKVKPQVGLRVRLSSLASSKWADTGGEKSKFGLSAAQLLSVVERFRAAGLDQGIRLLHFHMGSQIANLADYQHGFKEAIRYYGELRNLGLPVDHIDVGGGLGVDYDGTHSRNASSINYDMDDYAGVVVGMLKEFCDAQSLPHPHIFSESGRSLTAHHAMLVVQVTDVEKHHDDVPVIDNKQELPETVQWLVDLLGPTDIEMVTETYWRATHYMSDVATQYADGKLTLAEKALAEQCYFAVCRRLHNSLKARQRSHRQVLDELNDKLADKYICNFSVFQSLPDTWAIGQVLPILPLHRLDEEPLRRAVLQDLTCDSDGKIKQYVDEQSIETSLPVHSLNPGEDYLLGIFLVGAYQEILGDMHNLFGDTDSVNIYQNADGSVYHAGIETHDTIEDMLRYVHLSPEELMTHYRDKCASARISAAERTQFLDALRLGLTRSSYLSS
- a CDS encoding translation initiation factor Sui1; the protein is MAKKAASFAALGGLVFSTDAGRHCPDCRQPVDACICKQTAIPEGDGIARVRRESKGRGGKTVTTITGVPLAEDALKELATTLKKRCGTGGALKDGIIEIQGDHVELLLAELTKHGFKAKKSGG